In a single window of the Rhodamnia argentea isolate NSW1041297 chromosome 2, ASM2092103v1, whole genome shotgun sequence genome:
- the LOC125313765 gene encoding GDSL esterase/lipase At5g42170-like — MSEQLLLFDEYKRKLKSFVGEERAAYIVANGLYIVCAGSNDIANTYFHTPTRRLEYSVSSYTEYLVRLASSFWQELQAKGARKIGVFAVPPIGCLPAQRTLAGGIKRTCADDYNQMVQLLNSKLSSELRRLNGAFPHARMTIFNTYDCLLDIIKNPRRYGLEISDRGCCGSGLIETGVLCNRWDLFTCSNVSGYVFWDSYHPTENVYKIVVQKLLAKLLVDLYT; from the exons TATTCGATGAGTACAAAAGGAAGCTGAAGAGCTTTGTAGGAGAGGAGAGAGCGGCTTATATTGTCGCCAACGGCCTGTATATTGTGTGTGCAGGGAGCAACGACATCGCAAATACCTACTTTCATACCCCGACCCGACGATTGGAATACAGCGTTTCTTCTTACACGGAATATTTGGTGCGTTTGGCTTCATCCTTCTGGCAG GAACTACAAGCAAAGGGCGCTCGGAAAATTGGTGTCTTCGCCGTACCTCCCATCGGGTGCTTACCCGCTCAGAGAACTCTGGCCGGTGGAATCAAAAGAACATGTGCAGATGATTACAATCAAATGGTTCAACTGCTCAACTCGAAGTTATCATCAGAATTGCGTCGCCTCAACGGAGCCTTTCCTCATGCCAGGATGACCATCTTCAACACCTACGACTGTTTACTCGACATCATAAAGAATCCGAGAAGATATG GGCTCGAAATCTCAGACCGAGGGTGCTGTGGCTCGGGTCTAATAGAGACAGGGGTTTTGTGCAACCGCTGGGATCTTTTTACATGCTCAAATGTTTCGGGATATGTATTCTGGGACAGCTATCACCCAACGGAAAATGTCTACAAGATTGTAGTCCAGAAGCTGCTGGCGAAGCTCCTGGTCGACCTATACACATGA